A stretch of the Archangium violaceum genome encodes the following:
- a CDS encoding DUF5684 domain-containing protein — MEQAQYEMTQEQAAAAAQGGIFGMLVAFAIAAVFIVAMWKIYTKAGQPGWASLVPFYNILVMLKIVGKPAWWLVLFFIPIVNFVVGIMMYVALAKAFGKGTGFALGLIFLSPIFFLLLAFGDAEYVGDAPSNMVGPQHMPRAA, encoded by the coding sequence ATGGAGCAGGCTCAGTACGAAATGACGCAGGAGCAGGCCGCTGCTGCTGCCCAGGGCGGCATCTTTGGGATGCTGGTGGCGTTCGCGATCGCCGCGGTTTTCATCGTCGCGATGTGGAAGATCTACACCAAGGCGGGTCAGCCGGGTTGGGCCTCGCTGGTTCCCTTCTACAACATCCTCGTGATGCTGAAGATCGTCGGCAAGCCCGCGTGGTGGCTGGTGTTGTTCTTCATCCCGATCGTCAACTTCGTCGTGGGCATCATGATGTACGTGGCGCTGGCGAAGGCCTTTGGCAAGGGGACCGGATTCGCGCTCGGACTCATCTTCCTTTCGCCCATCTTCTTCCTGCTCCTGGCCTTCGGTGACGCGGAGTACGTGGGCGACGCGCCCTCGAACATGGTGGGCCCGCAGCACATGCCGCGGGCGGCGTAA
- a CDS encoding AAA family ATPase, producing the protein MPVRELWIEGYRSVQSLRFPLAPVTVVVGPNGCGKTNVYRALQLLHTGAEGTLARTLAEEGGLPSVLWAGPRKKGEPARLTVGVRLEDLAYELSCGVVPPPEGPFSLDPDVKEETVWLHEGKRRHVVAERRSRSAFARDAEGRRTTFAAELWGSESVLAQISEPHRFPLLSALRGELLRWRFYHHFRTDPASPLRHAQVGVRTPALAHDGRDLAAALMTIDDIGDDRGLHAAVESAFPGSRLELSSEDGRFSFRMRMPGLQRPLEATELSDGTLRYLCLLAALLSPRPPPFLALNEPETSLHPSLLEPLGRLIAAASRRGQVFVTTHAHELATALEEHAGASVLPLHKAGGATELVQGSIPAHD; encoded by the coding sequence ATGCCCGTCCGAGAGCTGTGGATTGAAGGCTACCGCTCGGTCCAGTCGTTGCGCTTCCCGCTCGCCCCGGTGACGGTGGTGGTGGGCCCCAACGGGTGCGGCAAGACGAACGTCTACCGCGCGCTGCAGCTGCTGCACACCGGCGCCGAGGGGACGCTGGCGCGCACGCTGGCCGAGGAGGGCGGGCTGCCCTCCGTCCTGTGGGCGGGCCCTCGCAAGAAGGGCGAGCCGGCGCGCCTCACCGTGGGCGTGCGGCTGGAGGACCTCGCCTACGAGCTGTCCTGCGGAGTCGTGCCGCCCCCCGAGGGACCCTTCAGCCTGGACCCGGACGTGAAGGAGGAGACGGTGTGGCTCCACGAGGGCAAGCGCCGGCACGTGGTGGCCGAGCGCCGCTCCCGGAGTGCCTTCGCGCGCGACGCGGAGGGCCGCCGCACCACCTTCGCGGCCGAGCTGTGGGGCAGTGAGTCCGTGCTGGCGCAGATCTCCGAGCCGCACCGCTTCCCGCTGCTGAGCGCGCTGCGCGGGGAGCTGCTCCGCTGGCGCTTCTACCACCACTTCCGGACCGATCCGGCGTCGCCCCTGCGTCACGCACAGGTGGGCGTGCGCACGCCCGCGCTGGCACACGATGGGAGGGACCTGGCGGCGGCGTTGATGACCATCGACGACATCGGCGACGACCGGGGGCTGCACGCGGCGGTGGAGAGCGCCTTCCCCGGCTCGCGCCTGGAGCTCTCCAGCGAGGACGGCCGCTTCTCCTTCCGCATGCGCATGCCCGGGCTGCAGCGCCCGCTGGAGGCGACGGAGCTGTCCGATGGGACACTGCGCTACCTCTGCCTGCTCGCCGCCCTGCTCTCCCCCCGGCCGCCGCCCTTCCTCGCGCTCAACGAGCCGGAGACGAGCCTGCATCCCTCCCTGCTGGAACCGCTGGGACGCCTCATCGCCGCGGCGAGCCGCCGCGGCCAGGTGTTCGTCACCACGCATGCCCACGAGCTCGCCACCGCGCTCGAGGAGCACGCGGGGGCCTCCGTCCTTCCATTGCACAAGGCGGGAGGCGCCACGGAGCTCGTCCAGGGCTCAATTCCTGCTCACGACTGA
- a CDS encoding polyphosphate kinase 2 family protein, whose translation MDIITIDKQGEKVRLDAIPTVPPEKTDKNEAKRELDVLGEELFDLQDLLWGARMNSVLIVLQGRDTAGKDGTIKHVAGYLNPRGVSVASFGVPSEEEREHDFLWRIHQRTPRKGELAIFNRSHYEDVLVVRVQGLAPESLWRERYGHIRDFEEMLAEHGTIILKFFLHISREEQEQRLLDREKEPRKAWKINAGDWEDREHWDDYTRAYEEVLERTSTKKAPWTIVPADAKWYRNLVVARALLEALRPYRKSWQERLDEVGTRKKAELEAWRKGR comes from the coding sequence ATGGACATCATCACCATCGACAAGCAGGGAGAGAAGGTCCGTCTCGACGCGATCCCCACCGTCCCTCCAGAGAAGACGGACAAGAACGAGGCGAAGCGGGAGCTGGACGTGCTCGGCGAGGAGCTCTTCGACCTGCAGGATCTCCTGTGGGGCGCGCGCATGAACTCCGTGCTCATCGTGCTCCAGGGCCGGGACACGGCCGGGAAGGACGGGACCATCAAGCACGTCGCGGGCTACCTCAACCCCCGGGGCGTCAGCGTCGCCTCCTTCGGCGTGCCCTCCGAGGAGGAGCGGGAGCACGACTTCCTCTGGCGCATCCACCAACGCACCCCACGCAAGGGCGAGCTCGCCATCTTCAACCGCTCGCACTACGAGGACGTACTCGTCGTGCGTGTGCAGGGGCTCGCCCCGGAGTCACTCTGGAGGGAGCGCTACGGGCACATCCGCGACTTCGAGGAGATGCTCGCCGAGCACGGGACGATCATCCTGAAGTTCTTCCTCCACATCAGCCGCGAGGAGCAGGAGCAGCGCCTGCTGGACAGGGAGAAGGAGCCGCGCAAGGCCTGGAAGATCAACGCCGGGGATTGGGAGGATCGGGAGCACTGGGACGACTACACCCGGGCCTACGAGGAGGTCCTCGAGCGCACGTCCACCAAGAAGGCCCCGTGGACCATCGTCCCGGCGGACGCGAAGTGGTACCGCAACCTCGTGGTGGCGCGCGCGCTCCTCGAGGCCCTCCGGCCCTACCGCAAGAGCTGGCAGGAGCGGCTCGACGAGGTGGGCACGCGCAAGAAGGCGGAGCTCGAGGCCTGGCGCAAGGGCCGGTAG
- a CDS encoding PadR family transcriptional regulator → MADEPLELLQGTLDMLILKSLSWGPLHGAAVAESVHTRSGLELTVEEGVLYPALHRLEKRGLLEAVWGLSEKNRRVKFYRLTPEGHSHLKDETRTWRRYVAAVSRVLGVP, encoded by the coding sequence ATGGCGGACGAGCCGCTGGAGTTGTTGCAGGGCACACTGGACATGCTGATCCTCAAGAGCCTGTCGTGGGGCCCGTTGCATGGCGCCGCGGTGGCCGAGTCCGTGCACACGCGAAGCGGACTGGAGCTGACGGTAGAGGAGGGGGTGCTCTACCCGGCGCTGCACCGGTTGGAGAAGCGGGGCTTGCTGGAGGCGGTGTGGGGCCTGTCGGAGAAGAACCGCCGTGTGAAGTTCTACCGCCTCACCCCCGAGGGCCACTCCCATCTGAAGGACGAGACGCGGACGTGGAGGCGCTACGTGGCGGCGGTCTCCCGGGTGCTGGGGGTGCCGTGA
- a CDS encoding acyl-CoA dehydrogenase family protein: MKNAEATKVLEAARDLAPVIAARAADIESGRRLPLELLEQFKRAGFFRMFVPRGHGGYEADLWTSCEVLETLARADGAAAWTTMIGMESPHLFALLPRERFDAIYSAGPDVILGGPFNAQGQALVEKGGYRVTGRWAFASGCEHCDWLFANCVVLENGQPRPGPIPGAPQTRAMLFKANEVRIIDTWNVLGLKGTGSHDVALEGAFCPEESSFDIFFGVSNIQRPGFVAPVLHFVLHMAAVALGIAQGAVDDVVQLVTKGKRRMYARVPLIESPVFQLELGRTEMSVRAARVLLRDTVAELWSACVNEPSSVPALAPRLSATLAWVTETAAGVVETCYRAGGAHSLKDGSSLQRRFRDIYTFRQHASAAEGWFGQAGAALLGQPTGFWT; this comes from the coding sequence ATGAAGAACGCTGAAGCAACGAAGGTGCTGGAAGCCGCGCGTGACCTGGCCCCGGTGATTGCCGCCCGGGCCGCCGACATCGAATCGGGGCGGAGGTTGCCGTTGGAGTTGCTCGAGCAATTCAAGCGGGCGGGGTTCTTCCGCATGTTCGTGCCTCGCGGCCACGGCGGCTACGAGGCCGACCTGTGGACCTCCTGTGAGGTCCTGGAAACACTCGCCCGCGCGGACGGCGCCGCCGCCTGGACGACGATGATCGGCATGGAGAGCCCGCACCTCTTCGCGCTCCTGCCTCGCGAGCGCTTCGACGCCATCTACTCGGCCGGGCCGGACGTCATCCTGGGCGGCCCCTTCAACGCGCAGGGGCAGGCCCTGGTGGAGAAGGGCGGCTATCGCGTCACCGGGCGTTGGGCCTTCGCCAGCGGCTGCGAGCATTGTGATTGGCTGTTCGCCAATTGCGTCGTCCTGGAGAACGGCCAGCCGCGTCCCGGCCCCATCCCGGGGGCTCCCCAGACGCGCGCCATGCTCTTCAAGGCCAATGAGGTGCGCATCATCGACACGTGGAACGTGCTCGGCCTGAAGGGCACGGGCAGCCATGACGTCGCGCTCGAGGGGGCCTTCTGTCCCGAGGAGAGCTCCTTCGACATCTTCTTCGGCGTGTCCAACATCCAGCGTCCGGGCTTCGTCGCGCCGGTGCTGCACTTCGTCCTGCACATGGCGGCGGTGGCGCTGGGCATCGCCCAGGGCGCGGTGGACGACGTGGTGCAGCTCGTCACGAAGGGCAAGCGGCGGATGTACGCCCGCGTCCCGCTCATCGAGTCTCCCGTCTTCCAGCTCGAGCTCGGCCGCACCGAGATGAGTGTGCGCGCCGCCCGCGTGCTCCTGCGCGACACGGTGGCGGAGCTCTGGTCCGCGTGTGTGAACGAGCCCTCCTCCGTTCCCGCCCTGGCGCCGCGCCTGTCGGCCACCCTGGCCTGGGTGACGGAGACGGCGGCCGGTGTAGTGGAAACCTGCTATCGGGCCGGGGGCGCCCACTCGCTCAAGGATGGCTCCTCCCTACAGAGGCGCTTCCGTGACATCTACACCTTCAGGCAGCATGCGTCTGCCGCTGAGGGGTGGTTTGGCCAGGCCGGAGCCGCCCTCCTCGGACAGCCGACGGGGTTCTGGACCTGA